The Pseudofrankia inefficax genome window below encodes:
- a CDS encoding arsenate reductase ArsC, producing MSDLPSVLFVCVHNAGRSQMAAGFLTHLAAGRVQVRSAGSMPADQVNPVAVAAMAEVGIDIAAEIPKVLTIDAVEASTVVVTMGCGDTCPVFPGIRYEDWKLDDPAGQGLDAVRPIRDAIRARVEKLLGELLPAA from the coding sequence GTGTCCGACCTCCCGTCGGTACTGTTCGTCTGCGTCCACAATGCCGGCCGCTCCCAGATGGCCGCCGGCTTCCTGACCCACCTCGCCGCCGGCCGGGTCCAGGTACGTTCCGCCGGGTCCATGCCCGCGGACCAGGTCAACCCGGTCGCGGTCGCCGCGATGGCCGAGGTCGGGATCGACATCGCCGCCGAGATCCCGAAGGTCCTCACCATCGACGCGGTCGAGGCGTCGACGGTCGTCGTCACGATGGGCTGCGGCGATACCTGCCCGGTCTTCCCCGGCATCCGCTACGAGGACTGGAAACTCGACGACCCCGCCGGCCAGGGCCTCGACGCCGTCCGCCCGATCCGCGACGCGATCCGCGCCCGCGTCGAGAAACTGCTCGGCGAACTCCTGCCTGCCGCCTGA